A genomic region of Plasmodium malariae genome assembly, chromosome: 14 contains the following coding sequences:
- the PmUG01_14067600 gene encoding pentatricopeptide repeat domain-containing protein, putative, producing the protein MNCSVAYSYFKLSGGGKVSVVCSYYIHNLYKLNNVRKSHSITLGQLTDRKKNVINLKNNDDEIVRSYKRVNIKKILKDDVKTKQGKSIVEMNSRRNKILVNDAEDLHSNFKRYDVHFRNIENEEAIGENICQQYKELQNNTKLSASLSEEKSVDKFKFNNTLEKEKKKKKKKNNKMKKHDENIKDTVDELFFAKEKKKNLMKRIIFRNNYDYMDLIDKYEAFKENEEDRFYNSDNFSNSSSVKDMQNEKGKEHFDAYEKGVSSHNTNNKLIDSDKTNNIYPHIYEVESENNDTTYNINMQFKFFKNNLNISIFPEIGKKDIIETCKRRRNMQNEINKNSNVKNIFNNDIYFWLKRKIHRSVGWQLTTPFSENRDTDKDDIIDVTEMRCDTQDEDKLFIAVSTRGDVWHEGKKINHNSGCSNSNSDNDNDNNNSNNINIDNNSCNNNNNSCNNNNNSCNNNNNSCNNNNNSCNNNSCNNNNNSCNNNNNSCNNNNNSCNNNNNSCNNNNKNCNNNNKNCNNNNKNCKNNGASSSSPKDAENFLTHAGERNNKIPYMQKKIAPSNFLAKLNINMLEDGTHGKRYTESKENQGDDKAGSMKEIEGERLMHILLHNCGGVHEKSEIKNEHCVGKEASSDDYVLKEATQDQYVSNEAFLGQSSSKEGVTHQDVEKNDAVLITERKEFEEERPALLSDETYEGILDSSKNIFKKIKENYEMFKKESISPYLLEGCEKYINYYYGIEKEEKIREMKKYANLNFYDVIQNENFTIDHFNMLIKSKIIFNKEEEAFNYFNLLKKYDFKINVDTYNSLMYTSVVQKNAKLSRLIYLQMIKDLFIPNKNTYCILMKAHILDGDIRSAFHLYRKMVKEEIEVDLPIYSTLVDGLIKHKLYKRAEQFFNYIVTYKNVVPDEILYSILIKKCSYCREAEKCLNYYDAMLTNNLRITDITLIEIINCLSKREDYFHKVFHFYNIYLANDMKINHRLMLYMIVACSNSGNIKRLKEILKTMNKHKIKITNEMYYYIIRAFANNCRGKNITLSEKNNNIKYAWRVIYDLVRRTEVGHHGSGSINGGRSNNRIGVNTMKGNMDQQLDDEYKEMNEKNIIHTTSKYSSVSTKMLNSIVMLYINSEYYEYSINMLKYYTYFNCMPDHYTFKMLYRMLFFHLRDYGKVICLYNYMTSNTDIKADEYTFNLVLNAAIKTKSSKNTLFILRHMFAAKVYPTPRMVKKLFYVARHITEIQLLINSMISQQKKDVYEENVKENQLIQLHIDEYELNLFKQGKTFKTKSELDQVRDQFFKRKQRIEKDKRMSKNKKSSDWLPYGQYLQHKKKGGETYARKVDRPRPLPFD; encoded by the exons ATGAACTGCTCTGTAGCTTATtcgtattttaaattaagtGGTGGAGGCAAAGTTTCAGTGGTATGTTCATATTACattcataatttatacaaacTAAATAATGTGAGAAAAAGTCATTCTATAACACTCGGACAGTTAACTGATAGAAAAAAGAACGTTATAAATTTGAAGaataatgatgatgaaaTTGTTAGAAGCTACAAAAgagttaatataaaaaaaatactaaagGATGATGTCAAAACGAAACAGGGGAAAAGCATAGTCGAAATGAATAGTAGACGGAATAAAATATTGGTAAATGATGCTGAAGATTTACACAGTAATTTTAAAAGGTATGATGTTCACTTTAGAAATATCGAGAATGAAGAAGCGATAGGAGAAAATATTTGCCAGCAATATAAAGAGCTccaaaataatacaaaattgaGTGCTTCTCTAAGTGAAGAAAAAAGTGTAGATAAATTCAAATTTAACAATACAttagaaaaggaaaaaaaaaaaaaaaaaaaaaaaaacaacaaaatgaaaaag catgatgaaaatataaaagatactGTTGATGAACTCTTTTTTgcaaaagaaaagaaaaaaaatttgatgaAGAGAATAATCTTTCGAAATAATTATGATTACATGGATCTGATTGATAAGTATGAAGCGTTTAAGGAAAATGAAGAGGATAGGTTTTACAATTCTGATAATTTTAGCAATAGCAGTTCAGTGAAAGATATGCAAAACGAGAAAGGTAAAGAACATTTTGATGCATATGAGAAGGGAGTTTCTAGTCacaatacaaataataagcTAATAGATTCTGATAAAacgaataatatatatcctCATATATATGAGGTAGAGagtgaaaataatgataccacatataatatcaatatgcaatttaaattttttaaaaataatttaaatatatctatatttccagaaataggaaaaaaagatataatagAAACTTGTAAAAGGCGAAGAAATAtgcaaaatgaaataaacaaaaatagtaatgtaaagaatatttttaacaatgatatttatttttggtTGAAGCGGAAAATTCATCGATCTGTTGGATGGCAATTAACAACACCCTTTTCCGAAAATAGAGATACTGACAAAGACGACATAATAGACGTAACAGAAATGCGGTGTGATACGCAAGATGAAGACAAGTTATTTATTGCGGTTAGCACAAGGGGTGATGTATGGCATGAgggaaaaaagataaatcaTAACAGTGGTTgcagtaatagtaacagtgataatgataatgataataataatagtaataatattaatattgatAACAATAGttgtaacaataataacaatagttgtaacaataataacaatagttgtaacaataataacaatagttgtaacaataataacaatagttgtaacaataatagttgtaacaataataacaatagttgtaacaataataacaatagttgtaacaataataacaatagttgtaacaataataacaatagttgtaacaataataacaagaattgtaacaataataacaagaattgtaacaataataacaagAATTGTAAGAATAATGGTGCGTCCTCTTCTTCACCTAAAGACGCTGAAAACTTTCTTACACATGCAGGGGAGAGGAACAACAAAATACCGTATATGCAGAAGAAGATAGCGCCCTCGAACTTTTTAGCCAaactaaatataaatatgttggAGGATGGCACACATGGGAAAAGATACACAGAAAGCAAAGAAAATCAAGGAGATGATAAAGCTGGAAGCATGAAGGAAATAGAGGGGGAAAGACTGATGCATATTCTACTGCATAACTGTGGGGGGGTTCACGAAAAAagcgaaataaaaaatgaacattGCGTTGGGAAAGAAGCTTCCTCGGATGATTATGTCTTGAAAGAAGCTACCCAAGATCAGTATGTCTCTAATGAAGCTTTTCTAGGTCAGAGTTCTTCTAAAGAAGGCGTTACACATCAGGATGTCGAAAAGAACGATGCAGTTCTGATAACAGAACGGAAAGAATTTGAGGAGGAGCGTCCTGCTCTTCTCTCGGACGAAACATACGAAGGAATACTAGATAGTAGCAagaatatattcaaaaaaataaaagaaaattatgaaatgtTTAAGAAGGAAAGTATATCCCCATACCTTTTGGAAGGATGtgaaaagtatataaattattattacggtattgaaaaggaagaaaagaTTAGGGAGATGAAAAAGTATgctaatttaaatttttatgacgTAATACagaatgaaaattttactatagatcattttaatatgttaataaagAGTAAGATTATCTTTAATAAAGAAGAAGAGGCATTCAACTATTtcaatttgttaaaaaagtacgactttaaaataaatgtggaTACATATAACAGTTTGATGTATACAAGTGTTGTTCAGAAAAATGCTAAATTGAGTAgactaatatatttacaaatgataaaagatttattcataccaaataaaaatacctattgtatattaatgaaaGCCCATATATTAGATGGAGACATAAGGAGtgcttttcatttatatagaaaaatggtaaaagaagaaatagaaGTAGATTTGCCTATATATTCTACACTAGTAGATGGATtgataaaacataaattatataaaagagcggagcaattttttaattatattgttaCGTATAAAAATGTTGTACCGGATGAGATTCTGTACTCtattctaataaaaaaatgttcgtATTGTAGAGAAGCAGAGAAATgcttaaattattatgacGCAATGCTTACTAACAATCTACGCATTACTGACATAACATTGATAGAGATAATAAATTGTTTATCGAAAAGAGAggattattttcataaagtttttcatttttataatatttatctagCTAAtgatatgaaaataaatcatCGTTTGATGTTATATATGATAGTTGCATGTTCTAACAGTGGTAATATTAAAAGGTTGAAGGAAATTCTAAAAACAAtgaataaacataaaataaaaattacaaacgAAATGTACTACTATATAATTAGAGCCTTTGCAAATAATTGTAGGGGAAAAAACATAACTCTTAGTGagaagaataataatattaagtatGCATGGAGAGTGATATATGACTTGGTCAGACGTACTGAAGTGGGGCATCATGGTAGTGGAAGTATTAACGGGGGTAGAAGCAACAACCGAATTGGTGTTAATACGATGAAAGGAAATATGGACCAACAGTTAGACGATGAATACAAAgaaatgaatgaaaaaaatattattcatacaACTAGTAAGTATAGTAGTGTGAGTACAAAAATGCTCAACAGTATTGtcatgttatatattaattctgAATATTATGAGTATTCCATTAATATGCTAAAGTATTACACCTACTTTAACTGTATGCCTGACCATTACacatttaaaatgttatataggatgctattttttcatttaagaGATTATGGAAAagttatatgtttatacaaCTATATGACGAGTAATACAGATATCAAAGCAGATGAGTATACATTTAACTTAGTATTAAATGCTGCTATTAAAACAAAGTCTTCCAAAAATACTTTGTTCATATTAAGGCATATGTTTGCTGCTAAGGTGTACCCGACACCCAGAATGGTAAAGAAACTATTTTACGTTGCTAGACATATAACGGAAATACAACTACTAATAAATAGTATGATCAGTCAGCAGAAAAAGGACgtatatgaagaaaatgtaaaagaGAACCAATTGATTCAACTCCATATTGATGAATAcgaattaaatttattcaaaCAAGGAAAAACTTTTAAAACGAAATCTGAGCTTGATCAAGTGAGAGATCAATTCTTTAAGAGAAAACAAAGAATTGAAAAGGATAAACGGAtgtcaaaaaataaaaagtcaTCCGACTGGTTGCCTTATGGGCAGTACCTGCAGCACAAGAAAAAGGGTGGCGAAACCTATGCAAGAAAGGTCGACAGACCCAGACCCCTTCCCTTCGATTAG